Proteins from a genomic interval of Candidatus Poribacteria bacterium:
- a CDS encoding polysaccharide deacetylase family protein, translating into MVRIPITMCHGIRHDGNYPLTSDRLDRLVNIAAELNFESINYNQLFQWFREGGKLPPRPIMFDFDHPVKSMRYEIHDVLSKYGYAGNLFINTGPVNELYAKPMPSSFLREIMTWDEIGQLMESGWHIGAHTVTHPNLSELSLADASGEKLRAELEQCDETLKKHLGITPQDFAFTGTSWSSIAEREVSKRYRFGRLWIVGTEYQVDGETMRYADLVGVDGPDEEDGGPPMAARYITKDSPPYRLPSMEIQRPLIYDTDAFRRYLEGAPGA; encoded by the coding sequence ATGGTCCGAATCCCAATTACCATGTGTCACGGCATTAGGCATGATGGCAACTATCCATTGACCTCGGACCGTCTCGACAGACTGGTGAACATTGCTGCCGAACTGAACTTTGAATCTATCAATTACAATCAGCTTTTTCAATGGTTTCGAGAAGGAGGGAAGTTACCGCCTCGACCAATCATGTTCGACTTTGATCACCCCGTGAAATCAATGCGCTATGAAATACACGATGTCCTGAGCAAATACGGCTATGCCGGAAATCTGTTTATCAATACCGGACCAGTGAATGAACTCTACGCCAAACCGATGCCGTCGTCTTTCCTCCGTGAGATTATGACTTGGGATGAGATAGGGCAGCTCATGGAAAGCGGTTGGCATATCGGGGCGCACACAGTGACGCATCCAAACCTGTCTGAACTCTCCCTAGCAGATGCATCCGGCGAAAAGTTACGTGCGGAGTTGGAGCAGTGTGACGAAACATTGAAAAAGCATCTCGGAATTACGCCACAAGATTTTGCTTTTACAGGCACGAGTTGGAGCAGTATCGCAGAGCGCGAGGTCTCAAAAAGATACCGGTTTGGTAGGCTCTGGATTGTGGGGACAGAATATCAAGTTGATGGCGAGACAATGAGATACGCTGACCTCGTTGGCGTTGATGGTCCCGACGAAGAGGATGGGGGACCGCCAATGGCGGCGCGTTATATTACAAAGGATTCGCCCCCTTATCGTCTGCCGTCAATGGAAATTCAGAGACCGCTGATTTATGACACTGATGCGTTTCGCCGCTATCTTGAGGGCGCACCAGGGGCTTAG
- a CDS encoding hydantoinase/oxoprolinase family protein codes for LEAQGGTSLEREGVRPEDVSFLRQVDMRYVGQSYELTVPLPAEQLDASKIDSVLEQFHIEHDRAYGYSAPTEPVEFVNLRLTAIGKIAKPRLRELEGDNTDTAAAQKAVRS; via the coding sequence TTGGAGGCGCAGGGCGGTACAAGTCTGGAACGGGAGGGTGTGCGTCCGGAGGACGTCAGTTTCCTCCGGCAGGTGGATATGCGCTATGTCGGACAGAGCTACGAACTGACAGTGCCGTTACCGGCGGAGCAGTTAGACGCTTCAAAGATTGACAGTGTGCTTGAACAGTTTCATATCGAACATGACCGCGCCTACGGTTATAGCGCACCGACAGAACCGGTCGAGTTCGTGAACCTGAGACTCACTGCAATCGGCAAAATCGCCAAGCCTCGGCTGCGCGAATTGGAAGGGGACAACACAGATACCGCTGCAGCGCAGAAAGCGGTCCGATCTTGA
- a CDS encoding BCCT family transporter: protein MNEKEKQSQLEAETSYQVGRNNVQLFGLDINAPVFLTSSLTITAFVLGTLLFQEQATVIFEGLRVWLTTRLDWVFMLTCSLLVLFCLFLIVLPLGKVRLGGRDAVPDYSTFTWIAMLFSAGLAIGLVYFGVVEPVHHFQNPPFNMTRIYDAQQPPPDINAPATRAAWDMSFAAIAFHWGLHGWAGYAVVGLALAFFTYNRGLPLALRSAFYPVLGERVWGYPGHIIDTLAIFATLFGLAPSLGLGAQQVAAGLNYLFNIPATDATAVAIILLITIIATASVLSGLNVGIKRLSQANIGITIGLFLFVLIVGPTGAIFSSFFRGLGTYIVKVVPFSNWVGRTDSYFIHDWSAFHLAWWLAWSPFVGSFIARISKGRTIREFLCCALILPTLLILLCMSVFGGTAIHQFLTEGFTGVMGSVEAQQPELALFKMLEQLPLTRITSFVSIVLLIIFFITSSDSGSLVVDTIASGGKFDAPVGQRVFWCSAEGLVAIALLLGGGLRSLQATAIASGFPFALIVIGMGLCTWIALRKEAD from the coding sequence ATGAACGAAAAAGAGAAACAATCGCAACTGGAGGCAGAAACGAGTTACCAAGTTGGCAGGAACAATGTCCAGCTATTCGGTCTGGATATAAACGCCCCGGTATTCCTTACCTCCAGTCTCACTATCACTGCTTTTGTGCTTGGAACACTCCTGTTTCAGGAGCAGGCGACAGTCATTTTTGAGGGTCTCCGGGTGTGGCTGACCACGCGCTTAGATTGGGTCTTCATGCTGACCTGTAGCCTTTTGGTGCTATTTTGCCTGTTCCTGATTGTCTTACCGCTTGGCAAGGTTCGTCTCGGTGGACGGGATGCGGTGCCTGATTACTCCACTTTTACGTGGATTGCGATGCTCTTTTCAGCGGGGTTGGCGATAGGGCTTGTGTATTTCGGTGTGGTAGAGCCTGTCCATCATTTTCAGAATCCGCCGTTCAACATGACGCGGATTTACGATGCCCAACAGCCACCGCCAGACATCAATGCCCCGGCGACACGGGCAGCGTGGGATATGAGTTTTGCAGCGATAGCGTTCCATTGGGGGCTTCATGGGTGGGCAGGCTATGCTGTTGTGGGGTTGGCACTTGCGTTTTTCACCTACAATCGGGGCTTGCCGCTGGCACTGCGTTCAGCGTTTTATCCTGTGCTTGGAGAGCGCGTTTGGGGTTATCCAGGGCACATCATTGATACGCTCGCTATCTTTGCGACACTGTTCGGGCTAGCACCGTCACTTGGACTCGGTGCACAGCAGGTCGCAGCAGGGCTCAATTACCTGTTCAATATCCCCGCGACCGATGCCACTGCGGTGGCGATCATCCTGTTGATTACGATTATCGCTACGGCTTCGGTGCTGAGTGGACTGAATGTCGGTATTAAGCGATTAAGTCAGGCAAATATCGGGATAACGATCGGGTTGTTCCTATTCGTCCTCATCGTTGGTCCGACAGGTGCTATTTTCAGTAGTTTCTTCAGAGGACTAGGCACTTATATCGTAAAGGTTGTGCCGTTTAGCAACTGGGTGGGACGCACGGACTCCTACTTTATACATGATTGGTCAGCGTTCCATTTGGCATGGTGGTTAGCTTGGAGTCCGTTTGTCGGCTCGTTCATCGCCCGCATATCAAAAGGGCGCACAATTCGTGAGTTTCTGTGTTGTGCGCTTATCCTGCCGACGCTGCTGATTTTGTTGTGCATGAGTGTGTTTGGGGGGACTGCCATCCACCAGTTTCTCACCGAAGGGTTCACCGGCGTGATGGGGAGTGTTGAAGCACAACAACCAGAGCTGGCATTGTTCAAAATGCTTGAACAGCTCCCGTTGACGCGCATCACCTCCTTTGTCAGCATTGTCTTGCTGATTATCTTTTTTATCACTTCGTCAGATTCCGGCTCGCTGGTAGTTGATACTATCGCTTCGGGCGGAAAGTTTGATGCGCCCGTGGGGCAACGGGTGTTTTGGTGTTCTGCTGAGGGGTTGGTTGCTATTGCCCTTCTACTCGGCGGAGGGTTGAGGTCGTTGCAGGCGACTGCAATCGCGTCGGGTTTCCCCTTCGCGCTTATCGTCATTGGGATGGGACTCTGCACATGGATCGCCCTGCGGAAGGAAGCGGACTGA
- a CDS encoding aminotransferase class V-fold PLP-dependent enzyme: MAENVYSRLGAVPIINAAGNSTAMGGSTPTPIVKQAMEEAEEYFVDMEELLEKSGDHIASLVGAEAAYVTAGCYAAMVLSTAACITGNDQEKMDQLPDTTGMKDEVILQAKQRYGFDRAYTIPGSKLVIAGDESGCTPEQLEAAIGPQTAAVIHFVSPDPDATVVSLEDTVRIAHAHNVYVIADAASQIFPIDYFQDTATSADLVCFGGKYVHGPHSAGFVAGKKDLIQAVAAHGFIGPRPLGRGMKIDRQEIIGLTVALDQWFTMDHEERFDEYRKKFAVIERAIEGAPGVEETKEVSTQRYWGVELHVVVNAAESARSASELIAELDAGDPCIKVGGEGEDTVVVRVDNLEEGDEHTIAQRLRALLAG, encoded by the coding sequence ATGGCCGAAAATGTTTACTCAAGATTAGGTGCAGTGCCAATCATCAACGCCGCAGGCAACTCTACCGCCATGGGCGGCTCAACCCCTACTCCGATAGTCAAACAAGCGATGGAAGAGGCGGAAGAGTATTTCGTGGATATGGAGGAACTGCTCGAAAAGTCCGGAGACCACATTGCTTCTCTAGTGGGGGCAGAAGCTGCTTATGTCACAGCTGGCTGTTACGCTGCTATGGTTCTATCCACTGCCGCGTGTATCACCGGCAATGATCAAGAGAAAATGGATCAGCTCCCGGACACTACCGGCATGAAAGATGAAGTCATCCTCCAAGCGAAGCAGCGATACGGATTCGACCGGGCTTACACCATACCGGGAAGCAAGCTAGTGATAGCCGGCGATGAAAGCGGGTGCACGCCAGAACAATTGGAAGCCGCAATCGGTCCCCAGACCGCGGCAGTGATTCACTTTGTCAGTCCTGATCCGGACGCCACCGTTGTCTCGCTCGAAGATACGGTCAGAATTGCACACGCACATAATGTGTATGTCATCGCTGACGCCGCTTCACAGATTTTCCCGATCGATTATTTTCAGGACACCGCTACATCGGCTGACTTGGTCTGCTTCGGTGGTAAATATGTCCACGGTCCCCATTCGGCTGGGTTTGTGGCTGGTAAGAAGGACCTGATTCAAGCGGTAGCAGCCCACGGCTTTATCGGACCTCGCCCCCTGGGACGCGGGATGAAAATAGACCGGCAGGAAATCATTGGACTCACTGTCGCTCTCGACCAATGGTTCACCATGGACCATGAGGAACGCTTCGACGAATACCGTAAAAAGTTCGCTGTCATTGAGCGTGCTATTGAGGGAGCACCCGGTGTGGAAGAAACAAAAGAGGTTTCCACGCAGAGATATTGGGGCGTTGAGCTCCACGTCGTCGTTAATGCAGCGGAATCGGCGCGGAGTGCCAGCGAACTCATTGCGGAACTTGATGCCGGTGACCCCTGCATCAAAGTCGGTGGTGAAGGCGAAGATACTGTCGTCGTCCGGGTGGACAACCTAGAGGAAGGCGATGAACATACCATCGCCCAGCGGTTGAGAGCCCTGCTCGCCGGTTAA
- a CDS encoding phytanoyl-CoA dioxygenase family protein: MGQLTSNGIPLDMSPDAFGELRDSNDLLDDTPALRERMTEDGYLLLRDYLDLEWVSDARRSVLEVLAEHEMLDENYPLMEAQAAKSDNGKFRSAIGSHAALGKLPAVRKLVHSGRMIDFYTTFLGGEVRSFDFIWMRVMGPSRSSAPHYDIVYMGRGTTNLYTSWTPLGDAPLSDAALMVLENSHRLEELKATYGQIDVDKKGNWKKSGGQYGKDPAAIQKELGCRWLTTDFRAGDLLVFSMYTMHCSLDNRSDRIRLSSDTRYQLASEPVDERWIGENPIAHSVREEV, from the coding sequence ATGGGACAACTGACCTCAAACGGCATACCGCTAGATATGTCACCAGACGCATTCGGTGAGCTGCGTGACTCAAATGATCTGCTTGATGACACCCCCGCCTTGAGGGAGCGAATGACGGAAGATGGCTACCTCCTACTCCGCGACTACTTGGATTTGGAGTGGGTCTCGGATGCTCGGCGGTCCGTGCTTGAAGTGTTAGCGGAACATGAGATGCTTGACGAAAACTATCCTCTCATGGAAGCACAGGCAGCAAAGAGTGATAACGGCAAATTTCGCTCCGCGATCGGCAGCCATGCAGCGTTGGGGAAGTTACCCGCTGTGCGGAAGTTGGTGCATTCCGGTCGGATGATCGATTTCTACACCACATTCCTCGGCGGCGAGGTCAGGTCATTTGATTTTATCTGGATGCGCGTGATGGGTCCCAGTCGATCGAGTGCGCCACATTACGACATTGTGTACATGGGGCGAGGCACCACGAACCTATACACCTCGTGGACACCGTTGGGGGATGCTCCCTTGAGTGATGCCGCGCTAATGGTGCTTGAGAATTCTCACCGTCTGGAAGAGCTCAAAGCAACCTATGGGCAGATAGACGTAGACAAGAAAGGCAACTGGAAAAAATCGGGAGGGCAATACGGCAAAGACCCCGCAGCGATTCAGAAGGAGCTTGGGTGCCGCTGGCTCACAACAGACTTCCGCGCCGGAGATCTGCTGGTGTTCAGTATGTATACGATGCACTGTTCGCTTGACAATCGTTCAGATCGGATTCGGCTATCTTCCGACACGCGCTACCAACTGGCATCGGAGCCGGTGGATGAACGTTGGATTGGCGAAAATCCGATTGCCCATTCCGTGCGGGAAGAGGTGTGA
- a CDS encoding sugar phosphate isomerase/epimerase produces MIKLGMYGSYFGKDDPKTLPYIEDVVDFAYELKLDVVDFRADVGFRSQDPDYLRTIKIKCLKAGLPIGYLATGGHFVGTEDELQQKMARCKADLDTAVFLGTPMVRSFCGPTPETDEGQAREVECFQELCDAAAEKGIIVGVQNHPCTGEGVLQLLRETNRENFTFILDTGQWVGSPSQNQGVPDPDIDTYEFMEQTAAHASYVRAKIYKVDSGREEWLDYERIVEILKAANFNGCMSITFEGKDVNECDDKETFRRAAKYLRGLLAA; encoded by the coding sequence ATGATTAAACTCGGTATGTATGGTTCGTATTTTGGCAAGGACGATCCAAAAACACTTCCCTATATTGAAGATGTGGTCGATTTTGCCTACGAGCTGAAACTAGACGTCGTCGATTTCCGCGCCGATGTGGGCTTTCGTTCGCAGGATCCCGATTATCTGCGCACCATCAAGATTAAGTGTCTCAAAGCCGGACTCCCTATCGGCTACCTAGCAACCGGCGGCCATTTTGTGGGCACGGAAGATGAACTGCAGCAGAAAATGGCTCGGTGCAAAGCGGATTTGGATACAGCCGTTTTCCTAGGGACGCCAATGGTCAGATCTTTCTGCGGGCCCACGCCGGAAACCGATGAAGGGCAAGCGCGCGAAGTCGAGTGTTTCCAAGAACTTTGTGACGCCGCCGCTGAAAAGGGTATCATCGTCGGGGTACAGAACCATCCGTGTACCGGCGAGGGCGTCCTGCAGCTCCTGCGCGAGACAAACCGTGAAAACTTTACCTTCATTCTAGATACCGGTCAGTGGGTCGGCTCCCCTTCACAGAACCAAGGGGTTCCCGATCCGGATATAGATACCTACGAATTTATGGAGCAGACCGCTGCCCACGCTTCGTATGTCCGCGCTAAAATCTATAAAGTGGATAGTGGGCGTGAGGAGTGGCTAGATTATGAGCGCATCGTTGAAATTCTGAAAGCAGCGAATTTTAACGGCTGCATGTCCATCACATTCGAGGGCAAGGACGTCAACGAATGCGATGATAAGGAAACTTTCAGACGAGCGGCTAAGTACCTACGCGGACTACTTGCCGCCTAG
- a CDS encoding sugar phosphate isomerase/epimerase, with product MANVLANIGGGAELLEHGIRYVQVGAPEPDKVEELQAELKAQGLQAIGLTALYLEEDTVATEAASEAWINAFDAAVKMGVDLALSSIKADEEMRPKVCDWLKTMGDEAAQRGITVALETHPSLVHNAEVALKTMEATDHPNIRINYDTGNISFYTDGADAVTELKKIAQYVVSTHLKDHSGNFDEWDFPTLGAGAVDFAGVKQVLEDVGFQGPWIMQAPGDMKQAVAHLRSLGFGQ from the coding sequence ATGGCAAACGTATTGGCGAATATAGGGGGCGGTGCGGAGCTTTTAGAACATGGCATCCGATATGTTCAGGTAGGTGCCCCTGAACCCGACAAGGTCGAAGAGCTTCAGGCAGAACTCAAAGCGCAGGGACTACAAGCCATCGGACTGACCGCGTTGTATCTTGAAGAGGATACCGTTGCCACTGAGGCAGCGAGCGAAGCGTGGATAAACGCCTTCGATGCAGCGGTCAAAATGGGCGTGGATCTCGCACTCAGTAGTATCAAAGCCGATGAGGAGATGAGGCCGAAGGTCTGCGACTGGCTGAAAACGATGGGTGATGAAGCAGCACAACGCGGCATCACCGTCGCGCTCGAAACGCATCCGTCGCTCGTTCATAACGCCGAGGTTGCATTGAAGACGATGGAGGCGACCGACCATCCAAACATCAGAATCAATTATGATACGGGGAATATCAGTTTCTATACGGATGGGGCGGATGCGGTCACGGAGTTAAAAAAGATTGCACAGTATGTCGTGAGCACCCATTTGAAGGACCACAGCGGCAATTTTGACGAGTGGGATTTCCCCACACTCGGCGCAGGGGCGGTGGATTTTGCCGGTGTTAAGCAGGTTCTTGAAGACGTGGGTTTTCAGGGACCATGGATTATGCAGGCACCCGGAGATATGAAGCAAGCTGTCGCTCATCTCCGCAGTCTGGGATTCGGTCAGTGA
- a CDS encoding MFS transporter, which produces MSTTRANSSESIGYRELIRGNRNFRLLWLGQIISLLGDWFNFVASASLIAILTQSGFAVGSLFVVRMLAPFFISPIAGVVADRYNRKYTLIITDLARVVVAFGFLLVRTADDVWLLYVLTALQLGIGGFFFPTRNAILPDVVSSKELGAANALGSATWSVMLALGAALGGIVSGAWGIYPAFVIDGLTFLLSAVFIARIKLDVEPALAESDKTMGGAFKEYLDGLRYLGRHTDTLVVALHKAASALMMGSGSQVAMVAIAEDIFVIGEGGGISLGLMLALGGVGTGVGPIVARRFTGDRDRPLRNAIILGYLMGSVGLAIVAPMAHFGWVLLGVTLRGIGGGIIWVFSTQLLLHLAPNTVRGRVFATDFALFTLMSAVGSAVAGGALDASLSLPAIFWWMAGLTVIPAVLWAAWLGGRVERET; this is translated from the coding sequence TTGAGCACAACAAGAGCCAATAGCAGTGAATCAATCGGATACCGCGAACTGATTCGCGGCAATCGCAATTTTCGCCTGCTTTGGCTTGGACAGATTATCAGTCTCCTGGGGGATTGGTTTAATTTTGTCGCTTCCGCTTCGCTCATCGCAATACTGACCCAGTCCGGGTTTGCTGTCGGCAGTCTCTTCGTCGTTCGTATGCTCGCACCATTCTTCATCAGTCCCATCGCCGGCGTGGTCGCCGACCGCTATAACCGCAAATATACTCTCATCATAACTGACTTGGCGCGTGTCGTAGTTGCATTCGGCTTCCTTTTGGTTCGGACCGCAGATGATGTTTGGCTGCTTTACGTCCTGACCGCCCTCCAACTTGGGATCGGTGGTTTCTTCTTTCCGACGCGAAACGCGATCTTGCCCGACGTTGTGTCATCAAAGGAACTCGGTGCTGCCAACGCCTTGGGATCCGCGACTTGGTCGGTTATGCTCGCTTTGGGTGCTGCCCTCGGTGGAATTGTGTCCGGCGCATGGGGTATCTACCCTGCCTTTGTCATTGACGGCTTGACCTTTCTCCTCTCAGCCGTATTCATCGCCCGGATTAAACTTGATGTGGAGCCAGCGCTCGCTGAGTCGGATAAAACCATGGGGGGTGCCTTCAAAGAGTACCTTGACGGTTTGCGTTATCTCGGCAGGCACACCGATACACTGGTTGTTGCGCTGCATAAGGCTGCCAGCGCGCTCATGATGGGCTCTGGATCCCAAGTAGCAATGGTTGCCATCGCTGAAGATATCTTTGTAATCGGAGAAGGTGGGGGTATCAGCCTCGGTCTTATGCTCGCGCTGGGCGGCGTTGGGACCGGCGTGGGTCCAATCGTCGCCCGCCGTTTCACCGGGGATCGGGATCGCCCGTTGCGGAATGCCATCATTTTGGGCTATCTGATGGGGAGTGTGGGGCTCGCTATTGTCGCGCCGATGGCTCACTTCGGTTGGGTGCTTTTGGGTGTCACCCTCCGCGGGATTGGTGGAGGAATCATCTGGGTGTTCTCGACACAACTGCTACTGCATCTCGCCCCCAATACGGTCCGTGGGCGGGTCTTCGCCACCGATTTTGCCCTTTTCACGCTGATGAGTGCGGTCGGTTCTGCGGTTGCTGGCGGAGCCCTCGACGCTTCATTGAGTCTTCCCGCAATTTTCTGGTGGATGGCGGGTTTGACGGTGATCCCAGCGGTTCTGTGGGCGGCGTGGCTGGGCGGAAGAGTCGAACGCGAAACGTGA
- a CDS encoding glucose 1-dehydrogenase, translated as MASIDFSLTDKVVLVTGAGKGIGKEIALACAAAGADIVAGSRTVSEVEQVAEEVRKAGRRAEAWQLDVAEVSSVEAFVRKTLDAFGRIDVLVNNAGVNKVQPALDVTEEDFDYIVDVNFKGTFFMSQMVAKSMIEGGIQGRIINISSQVGVVGGPLRAPYSGAKGAVCLLTKSLAAEWAPHGITVNSVAPTVTRTPLSETALKNPGFQKMVTENVLMGRIAEPEEIAAAVIYLASDIAGMVTGHTHLVDGGWTAV; from the coding sequence ATGGCATCAATCGATTTTTCATTGACCGACAAGGTCGTTCTCGTGACCGGTGCGGGAAAAGGCATCGGTAAAGAGATTGCGCTGGCTTGTGCAGCCGCCGGAGCGGACATCGTCGCAGGGAGCCGCACCGTCAGTGAAGTTGAACAGGTAGCGGAGGAGGTTCGCAAAGCCGGTCGACGGGCGGAAGCGTGGCAGTTGGACGTTGCAGAGGTTTCAAGCGTCGAGGCATTTGTGCGGAAAACACTTGATGCCTTTGGCAGAATTGATGTGTTAGTTAATAATGCCGGAGTCAACAAAGTCCAGCCTGCGCTTGATGTAACCGAAGAAGATTTTGATTACATCGTGGATGTAAACTTTAAGGGCACGTTCTTCATGAGCCAGATGGTAGCAAAATCGATGATTGAGGGAGGTATTCAGGGGCGCATCATCAACATCAGTTCTCAGGTTGGCGTTGTCGGGGGACCCCTTCGAGCACCCTACAGCGGCGCGAAAGGTGCTGTTTGCCTACTCACCAAATCGTTAGCCGCAGAATGGGCACCGCACGGCATCACGGTCAACTCGGTCGCACCTACCGTCACCCGCACACCCCTTTCAGAAACAGCATTGAAAAATCCCGGATTTCAGAAGATGGTAACCGAAAATGTTCTGATGGGACGGATTGCAGAACCGGAGGAGATAGCGGCGGCGGTTATCTACCTCGCGAGCGACATAGCGGGTATGGTCACTGGACACACCCACCTTGTTGATGGTGGATGGACAGCGGTTTAA
- a CDS encoding cupin domain-containing protein, giving the protein MIIRNWRDSIPYVGHESKIIWPILTRAGSENADPPEAGCLLGLTNFTRHVVQGRITTDYHDHQDKEQVYYFIKGRGKMLIDGEEYPVTAGDAVHLPPKTKHGVINDGEDEIEYLNISAPVEQ; this is encoded by the coding sequence ATGATTATACGAAACTGGCGTGACTCAATCCCCTATGTCGGGCATGAGAGCAAAATTATTTGGCCCATACTGACACGCGCTGGAAGCGAAAACGCGGATCCACCGGAAGCCGGGTGTCTGCTGGGACTGACCAACTTCACACGCCATGTCGTTCAAGGACGCATCACAACGGATTATCACGATCACCAAGACAAAGAACAGGTCTATTACTTCATCAAAGGGCGCGGTAAAATGTTGATTGATGGTGAGGAATACCCGGTGACAGCGGGTGATGCCGTGCATCTGCCGCCCAAGACAAAGCATGGGGTTATCAACGATGGCGAAGATGAGATTGAGTACCTGAATATCAGCGCGCCCGTTGAGCAGTAG
- a CDS encoding phytanoyl-CoA dioxygenase family protein, whose product MLSDSQIATFKEEGYLIIEDLFTDDDLRPVKDEFSAVVEAQAQQLYQAGRVSSLYENESFERRLAKIAAEAPEATSALQTRAHKDEAFFQFLKHPKILDRVESLVGPDILCHPSYNIHPRLPGGYTTPHQDAGFYLPDGDETLILACLIPLVDTTLENGCLWVAPRRHKEGVLRHRWEKDGLNIPLDEVSEAERQPLPTKVGSMVMFSSMTPHGSLVNHTDTLRWSMDLRYQALGKPTGRWYVPGFVALSRSNPELETPSCKAWIAEVERVEEKANKYPEWPRYRWPQTK is encoded by the coding sequence ATGCTTAGCGATTCACAAATTGCGACATTCAAAGAAGAAGGCTACCTGATCATTGAGGACCTTTTCACCGACGATGATCTGCGCCCGGTAAAAGACGAGTTCAGTGCTGTCGTCGAAGCACAGGCGCAGCAACTCTATCAAGCCGGGCGGGTGAGCAGTTTGTATGAAAACGAGTCTTTTGAGCGGCGGTTGGCAAAGATTGCTGCCGAAGCACCTGAAGCGACTTCAGCACTACAAACCCGCGCCCATAAAGACGAAGCGTTTTTTCAGTTCCTGAAGCACCCCAAAATTCTTGATCGGGTTGAGTCGCTGGTGGGTCCCGATATCCTGTGCCATCCCTCCTACAACATCCATCCACGCCTACCGGGAGGGTATACCACCCCGCATCAGGATGCAGGATTTTATCTGCCCGATGGCGATGAGACACTGATTCTAGCGTGCTTGATACCGCTTGTCGATACCACGCTTGAGAATGGGTGCCTATGGGTCGCCCCGCGTCGGCATAAAGAGGGGGTTTTACGTCACCGCTGGGAAAAGGATGGGCTAAATATTCCGCTTGACGAAGTCTCAGAGGCGGAGCGGCAGCCACTCCCTACAAAGGTCGGCAGCATGGTGATGTTCAGCAGTATGACCCCGCACGGTTCGCTGGTCAATCACACGGATACCCTCCGTTGGAGCATGGACCTGCGCTACCAAGCACTGGGGAAACCTACAGGCCGTTGGTATGTCCCCGGCTTTGTCGCCCTGAGCCGTTCAAACCCCGAATTGGAGACCCCCAGCTGCAAGGCATGGATCGCCGAAGTTGAGCGCGTCGAAGAGAAGGCAAACAAATACCCCGAATGGCCACGTTATCGGTGGCCCCAGACGAAATAA